From bacterium, one genomic window encodes:
- a CDS encoding MFS transporter: MPDNHQAEQSSRTQIALLCGSFFFLFMGVAAVQQFLVPVLSARTGIEKTAASSIFALVYFSGPLWLALYAYYFSVLREKWCIVLSGCTYTLFGVLIYFAHDYRLAILAALLWGWGGETLWATGPAQVLNVTDPKRRGSISGLFQSATYSGQMLGVILFGWILAHVGRDILDRPMGGSGSPAAHAPDVMLLVAVGISLIGNVLSLFLRVKPKEAAPPRLGDALMALRRTAGRYLVLLSVANYLGWGLVLTSFTILIVDKHQLDKLSWIILPYYIGRLVVAWLAGHTSDKVGRERVMLAGFVLGAVSLAAVALCTSEWVIGAAALVLGMQAAMVSVAMTAAVGDYIKPEERHLVFAGTNAWGYLTAGTTMILSPLLKDLLGGSFTPSFLLFAVFYGGCAAVAANMRARLRREREDGQPLPAPGG; encoded by the coding sequence TTGCCCGACAACCACCAGGCCGAGCAGTCATCCCGCACCCAGATCGCCCTGCTGTGCGGGTCGTTCTTCTTTCTCTTCATGGGCGTGGCGGCCGTTCAGCAGTTCCTGGTCCCGGTCCTGTCGGCGCGCACGGGCATCGAGAAGACCGCGGCCTCGTCCATCTTCGCCCTCGTGTACTTCAGCGGCCCCCTGTGGCTGGCGCTGTATGCCTACTACTTCAGCGTGTTGCGGGAGAAGTGGTGCATCGTCCTGTCGGGCTGCACGTACACGCTGTTCGGCGTGCTGATCTACTTCGCGCACGACTACCGGCTCGCCATCCTCGCCGCCTTGCTCTGGGGCTGGGGCGGAGAGACGCTGTGGGCCACCGGGCCGGCGCAGGTGCTGAACGTCACCGACCCGAAGCGCCGGGGCAGCATCTCGGGCCTCTTCCAGAGCGCCACGTACTCGGGGCAGATGCTGGGAGTGATCCTGTTCGGGTGGATCCTGGCCCACGTGGGCCGGGACATCCTGGACCGGCCAATGGGCGGTTCTGGAAGTCCCGCCGCACACGCTCCCGATGTCATGCTCCTCGTCGCCGTGGGCATCAGCCTTATCGGGAACGTCCTGTCGCTGTTCCTGCGCGTGAAGCCCAAGGAGGCGGCGCCGCCTCGGCTGGGGGATGCGCTGATGGCCCTGCGCCGGACCGCGGGGCGCTACCTCGTGTTGCTCTCCGTGGCCAACTACCTCGGCTGGGGGCTGGTGCTGACCAGCTTCACCATCCTGATTGTGGACAAGCACCAACTAGACAAGCTCAGCTGGATCATCCTGCCCTACTACATCGGCCGACTGGTCGTGGCGTGGCTCGCGGGACACACGTCGGACAAGGTGGGCCGCGAGCGGGTGATGCTGGCGGGCTTCGTGCTCGGGGCGGTCAGCCTGGCGGCTGTCGCGCTGTGCACGTCCGAGTGGGTCATCGGCGCCGCCGCCCTCGTGCTGGGGATGCAGGCGGCAATGGTCAGCGTCGCCATGACCGCCGCCGTGGGCGACTACATCAAGCCCGAGGAGCGGCACCTCGTGTTCGCCGGGACGAACGCCTGGGGGTATCTGACCGCCGGCACAACGATGATCCTCTCGCCGCTGCTGAAGGACCTGCTCGGGGGCAGCTTCACCCCCTCGTTTCTGCTCTTTGCGGTCTTCTACGGCGGCTGCGCCGCGGTGGCTGCCAACATGCGGGCGCGGTTGCGGCGGGAGAGGGAAGACGGCCAGCCGCTGCCCGCACCCGGCGGCTAG
- a CDS encoding right-handed parallel beta-helix repeat-containing protein, whose amino-acid sequence MGAIRWALISVMGVLLLSGLAMAGKEPGMNLYVAASGKDTNSGTKAKPYATLARARDAIRDLKKAGTLPTGGVTVIVGDGIYELAAPVPFATEDSGTEACPITYRAEHNGAVRLVGGRIVPGWKKVSDPAVLARLNPAAQGKVQQADLKALGLTDLQGINSAGTYRSDPGLEVFFQDQPMTLARYPNEGYMHIQSALDAEGKPKPANAIVTTPGPKFICDDPRPAQWADEPEVWLHGFWTYDWADSRIPMGAVDPATNTISLGKGNAAYGIRTGQWFYAENVLRELDRPGEWYLDRASGILYFWPTASLSKGRVMVSVVRDMVQLKDVAHVTFRGFLVEAGRGHGFVINGGSNVRVVACTIRNMGNWAVQVHGGTRHTVVGCDIYGTGQGGIYLEGGDRKSLIPAGHYADNNHIHHTSRWDPVYQQAIALRGVGNSATHNLIDNVPHIAIGFADNDMTIEYNEIHSSVYQSNDAGAIYTSPPDETWSMRGQKIRYNYLHNIHGFLSKGCMGVYLDDCFSSADISHNIFYDVHRAILIGGGRDNLITNNMFINCALAFSIDARGLGWAKGVGTFATKELLDLKYKEPPWSTHYPELLGILEDEPLAPKGNVVERNICWGGPWGTTEARVRDLVKVEDNLIDVDPLFVSKPPASFALKRESPARKIGFRSIPFSRIGVYESPDRASWPVTSTLRQDAPPPPPKPKPVRQAGAAPLFNVPRVAGTITIDGALKPEEWFGLDPAKGVMVQEGFAGEKVAFPTKAWLAWDDEALYIAFDNAVPKNVPMVREATWGGSDAIEVALSNPAQGAKAPIIVLRGYTNGTLESSEEAGAPSAVAKKAAQGVQYKATVIDNGRWVAEMRVPFASLGVSPNADTRFPLNLSVRKQGDDQWVEWRSTGNCTWEVSQAGLIRFVR is encoded by the coding sequence ATGGGTGCTATCCGCTGGGCATTGATCTCCGTCATGGGTGTACTGCTGCTCTCCGGGCTGGCGATGGCAGGAAAGGAGCCGGGCATGAACCTCTACGTCGCTGCGAGCGGCAAGGACACGAACTCCGGGACGAAGGCGAAGCCCTACGCGACCCTCGCCCGCGCCCGGGACGCGATCCGTGACCTGAAGAAGGCGGGCACGCTGCCGACCGGAGGCGTCACCGTGATCGTGGGTGACGGCATCTACGAGTTGGCGGCCCCCGTGCCGTTCGCCACCGAGGACTCCGGCACCGAGGCCTGCCCCATCACGTACCGCGCTGAGCACAACGGCGCCGTGCGGCTTGTCGGTGGGCGGATTGTCCCTGGCTGGAAGAAGGTGTCCGACCCGGCGGTCCTGGCGCGGCTGAACCCGGCAGCGCAGGGCAAGGTCCAGCAGGCCGACCTGAAGGCGCTGGGCCTGACCGACCTGCAGGGGATCAACAGCGCCGGGACATACCGCTCCGACCCGGGCCTGGAGGTTTTCTTCCAGGACCAGCCGATGACGCTGGCCCGCTATCCGAATGAGGGGTACATGCACATCCAGAGCGCCCTGGATGCCGAGGGCAAGCCGAAGCCGGCGAACGCCATCGTCACAACGCCGGGGCCGAAGTTCATCTGCGACGACCCGCGCCCGGCACAGTGGGCCGACGAGCCCGAGGTGTGGCTGCACGGCTTCTGGACCTACGACTGGGCCGACTCGCGCATCCCCATGGGGGCGGTGGACCCCGCCACCAACACGATCTCGCTCGGCAAGGGCAACGCCGCGTACGGCATCCGCACCGGGCAGTGGTTCTACGCCGAGAATGTCCTGCGGGAACTGGACCGGCCCGGTGAATGGTACCTCGACCGCGCCAGTGGGATCCTGTACTTCTGGCCGACCGCCTCGCTGTCGAAGGGCCGCGTGATGGTGTCGGTCGTCCGCGACATGGTGCAGCTCAAGGACGTGGCGCACGTCACCTTCCGCGGCTTCCTGGTCGAGGCCGGGCGGGGGCACGGGTTCGTCATCAACGGGGGCAGCAATGTCCGCGTGGTGGCCTGCACGATCCGCAACATGGGCAACTGGGCCGTGCAGGTGCATGGCGGCACGAGGCACACCGTGGTCGGGTGTGACATCTACGGGACGGGCCAGGGCGGCATCTACCTCGAGGGCGGCGACCGCAAGAGCCTCATCCCCGCCGGGCACTATGCCGACAACAACCACATCCACCATACCTCGCGCTGGGACCCGGTGTACCAGCAGGCCATCGCTCTGCGCGGGGTCGGCAACAGCGCTACCCACAACCTGATTGACAACGTCCCGCACATCGCCATCGGCTTCGCCGACAATGACATGACCATCGAGTACAACGAGATCCATAGCTCGGTGTACCAATCCAACGACGCCGGGGCGATCTACACCTCGCCGCCGGACGAGACCTGGTCCATGCGCGGGCAGAAGATCCGCTACAACTACCTGCACAACATCCACGGCTTCTTGAGCAAAGGCTGCATGGGTGTGTACCTCGATGACTGCTTCTCCTCGGCGGACATCAGCCACAACATCTTCTACGACGTGCACCGGGCGATCCTCATCGGCGGCGGGCGCGACAACCTCATCACCAACAACATGTTCATCAACTGCGCGCTGGCCTTCAGCATTGACGCGCGCGGTCTTGGCTGGGCCAAGGGCGTCGGCACCTTCGCCACCAAGGAGCTACTGGACCTGAAGTACAAGGAGCCGCCGTGGTCCACGCATTACCCCGAGTTGCTGGGCATCCTCGAGGACGAGCCGCTGGCCCCCAAGGGGAACGTCGTGGAGCGGAACATCTGCTGGGGCGGCCCGTGGGGCACCACCGAGGCGCGAGTGCGCGACCTGGTGAAGGTCGAAGACAACCTCATTGACGTGGACCCGCTATTCGTCAGCAAGCCCCCGGCCAGTTTCGCGCTCAAGCGCGAGTCGCCGGCCCGGAAGATCGGCTTCCGCTCGATCCCCTTCAGCCGCATCGGGGTGTACGAGAGCCCCGACCGCGCCTCGTGGCCAGTGACTTCCACGCTGCGCCAGGACGCGCCGCCGCCTCCGCCGAAGCCGAAGCCCGTGCGCCAGGCCGGCGCGGCGCCGCTCTTCAATGTGCCCCGCGTGGCCGGCACGATCACCATTGACGGCGCCCTGAAGCCAGAGGAGTGGTTCGGCCTCGACCCCGCGAAGGGCGTGATGGTGCAAGAAGGCTTCGCGGGCGAGAAGGTTGCCTTCCCGACCAAGGCCTGGCTGGCCTGGGATGACGAGGCCCTGTACATCGCCTTCGACAACGCGGTGCCCAAGAACGTCCCGATGGTCCGCGAGGCCACGTGGGGCGGCAGCGACGCCATCGAGGTGGCGCTGAGCAACCCGGCGCAGGGCGCGAAGGCCCCGATCATCGTGCTGCGCGGCTACACGAACGGGACACTGGAGTCCAGTGAGGAAGCCGGGGCCCCGTCGGCGGTCGCCAAGAAGGCGGCGCAGGGCGTGCAGTACAAGGCCACAGTCATTGACAATGGCCGGTGGGTGGCTGAGATGCGCGTGCCCTTCGCCTCGCTGGGTGTCAGCCCGAACGCCGACACGCGCTTCCCGCTCAACCTGTCGGTGCGGAAGCAGGGCGACGACCAGTGGGTCGAGTGGCGCAGCACGGGCAACTGCACCTGGGAAGTGTCGCAGGCCGGGCTCATCAGGTTTGTGCGTTGA